In Paracoccus jeotgali, the following are encoded in one genomic region:
- the ndk gene encoding nucleoside-diphosphate kinase codes for MATERTLSIIKPDATKRNLTGKVVSKFEDAGLRVVASKRIHLSPAQAGAFYAEHSERPFYGELVEFMSSEPVVVQVLEGENAIAKNREVMGATDPAEAAEGTIRKDFALSKGENSVHGSDSKESAEREIAFFFSGLELVG; via the coding sequence ATGGCTACCGAGCGCACGCTCTCGATCATCAAACCCGACGCCACCAAGCGCAACCTGACCGGCAAGGTCGTCTCGAAGTTCGAGGATGCCGGGCTGCGCGTCGTCGCCTCCAAGCGCATTCACCTGTCACCCGCCCAAGCCGGCGCCTTCTATGCCGAACATTCCGAGCGCCCCTTCTATGGTGAACTGGTCGAGTTCATGTCCTCGGAACCGGTCGTCGTGCAGGTGCTGGAAGGCGAGAACGCCATCGCCAAGAACCGCGAAGTGATGGGCGCGACCGACCCGGCCGAAGCCGCCGAGGGCACCATCCGCAAGGATTTCGCGCTGTCCAAGGGCGAAAACTCGGTCCACGGCTCGGACAGCAAGGAATCGGCCGAGCGTGAGATCGCCTTCTTCTTCTCGGGGCTTGAACTGGTCGGCTGA
- the fabD gene encoding ACP S-malonyltransferase, protein MRAFVFPGQGAQTIGMGRELAEAYPAARDVFREVDEALDEDLSGLIWNGDADELTLTRNAQPALMATSMAAFRALESEGINISEADYVAGHSLGEYSALCAAGAISLQDTARLLRLRGQAMQEAVPVGIGAMAAILGLDFATVDEIAREAAGDEVCQAANDNDPGQVVISGHKDAVERAAALAKERGAKRALLLPVSAPFHSVLMQPAAAVMADALAGVDIQPPAVPLIANVRAEPVIEPGAIRRLLVEQVTGSVRWRESIAFLTEAGVTEFWEIGAGKTLSGMIKRISKDAATRHIGGPADITALKGA, encoded by the coding sequence ATGCGCGCATTCGTTTTTCCGGGGCAGGGCGCCCAGACCATCGGCATGGGCCGCGAACTGGCCGAAGCCTATCCGGCGGCCCGCGATGTCTTCCGCGAGGTCGACGAGGCGCTGGACGAGGATCTGTCCGGCCTGATCTGGAACGGCGACGCGGATGAGCTGACGCTGACCCGCAACGCCCAACCGGCGCTGATGGCGACCTCGATGGCCGCGTTCCGGGCGCTGGAAAGCGAAGGCATCAACATCTCCGAGGCCGATTACGTCGCCGGACACTCGCTGGGCGAATATTCCGCGCTGTGTGCGGCGGGAGCGATCAGCCTGCAGGACACGGCGCGCCTGCTGCGCCTGCGCGGTCAGGCCATGCAAGAGGCGGTGCCGGTCGGCATCGGTGCAATGGCGGCGATTCTGGGCCTCGATTTTGCGACGGTCGATGAAATCGCGCGCGAGGCGGCGGGGGACGAGGTCTGTCAGGCCGCGAATGACAACGATCCGGGGCAGGTGGTGATCTCGGGCCACAAGGATGCCGTGGAACGCGCGGCGGCACTGGCCAAGGAACGCGGGGCGAAGCGCGCCCTGCTGCTGCCGGTCTCGGCGCCGTTTCATTCGGTGCTGATGCAGCCCGCCGCAGCCGTCATGGCCGACGCGCTGGCCGGCGTCGATATCCAGCCGCCCGCCGTGCCGCTGATCGCCAATGTCCGCGCCGAACCCGTGATCGAACCCGGCGCGATCCGCCGGCTGCTGGTCGAGCAGGTCACCGGCTCGGTCCGCTGGCGCGAATCCATCGCTTTCCTGACCGAGGCCGGCGTCACCGAGTTCTGGGAGATCGGCGCCGGCAAGACGCTGTCGGGCATGATCAAGCGCATCAGCAAGGATGCCGCGACGCGCCATATCGGCGGCCCGGCGGACATCACCGCGCTGAAAGGCGCCTGA
- the fabG gene encoding 3-oxoacyl-[acyl-carrier-protein] reductase, with protein MFDLTGKRALVTGASGGIGGAIAQALHGAGATVALSGTRQGPLDDLAASLGERAHVVTADLGDAAQVEALPKAAAEAMGGVDILINNAGITRDNLFMRMSDEEWAQVLDVDLTSNFRLARGVLRGMMKARWGRIINITSVVGATGNPGQANYAAAKAGLVGMSKSLAHEVASRGITVNCVAPGFIATAMTDKLTDDQKARIQTQIPAGRMGDPAEIAAAVLYLASPGAGYVTGATLHVNGGMAML; from the coding sequence ATGTTTGATCTGACAGGGAAACGCGCGCTGGTGACCGGCGCCTCGGGCGGGATCGGCGGGGCCATCGCGCAGGCGCTGCACGGCGCGGGCGCAACGGTCGCGCTGTCTGGCACGCGGCAGGGGCCGCTGGACGACCTCGCCGCCAGCCTGGGCGAGCGGGCGCATGTCGTCACCGCCGATCTGGGCGATGCCGCACAGGTCGAGGCGCTGCCGAAAGCCGCGGCCGAGGCGATGGGCGGGGTCGATATCCTGATCAACAATGCCGGCATCACCCGCGACAACCTGTTCATGCGCATGTCGGACGAGGAATGGGCGCAGGTGCTGGATGTCGATCTGACCTCGAACTTTCGGCTGGCGCGGGGCGTGTTGCGCGGGATGATGAAGGCCCGCTGGGGGCGCATCATCAACATCACCTCGGTCGTGGGGGCGACCGGCAATCCGGGTCAGGCGAATTACGCCGCCGCCAAGGCCGGGCTGGTCGGCATGTCGAAAAGCCTCGCCCACGAGGTCGCGAGCCGTGGCATCACCGTGAACTGCGTGGCCCCCGGCTTCATCGCCACTGCCATGACCGACAAGCTGACCGACGACCAGAAGGCGCGGATCCAGACCCAGATTCCCGCCGGACGGATGGGCGATCCCGCCGAGATCGCGGCGGCGGTGCTGTATCTGGCCAGCCCCGGGGCGGGCTATGTCACCGGCGCCACGCTGCATGTCAATGGCGGCATGGCGATGCTGTAA
- a CDS encoding acyl carrier protein — MSDIADRVKKIVVEHLGVDEDKVVETASFIDDLGADSLDTVELVMAFEEEFGIEIPDDAAETIQTFGDAVNFIKGAV, encoded by the coding sequence ATGAGCGATATCGCTGATCGCGTGAAAAAGATCGTTGTCGAGCATCTCGGCGTGGATGAGGACAAGGTTGTTGAAACCGCTTCGTTTATCGACGATCTGGGCGCCGACAGCCTCGACACGGTCGAGCTGGTCATGGCCTTTGAAGAAGAGTTCGGCATCGAGATCCCCGATGACGCGGCCGAGACCATCCAGACCTTCGGCGACGCGGTGAACTTCATCAAGGGCGCGGTCTGA
- a CDS encoding DUF1190 domain-containing protein, whose protein sequence is MTEKLQTRTGIPPAPRKRSRHVALFLAGAAVMTLAACEDDKTDAAAFPDLDSCVSEARKGSLFFTEQDCQTQFAQAQQDYLETAPRYESQELCEQEHGAGNCGGDPAQAQSGGGMGSIFMPLFMGYMLGSMMGGGRGISSQPMVKTAQGGFSTPSGNQSFASNRGVGKVPTSAFAKAPSTIGKPPMSRAQVSSRGGFGAASTARGGMRGAGG, encoded by the coding sequence ATGACCGAAAAACTGCAGACACGGACCGGCATCCCGCCCGCCCCGCGCAAGCGGTCGCGTCACGTCGCGCTGTTTCTGGCCGGCGCCGCGGTGATGACGCTGGCGGCCTGCGAGGATGACAAGACCGACGCCGCCGCCTTCCCCGATCTGGACAGCTGCGTGTCCGAGGCGCGCAAGGGCTCGCTGTTCTTCACCGAGCAGGATTGCCAGACCCAGTTCGCGCAGGCGCAGCAGGATTATCTGGAAACCGCGCCGCGCTACGAATCGCAAGAGCTTTGCGAACAGGAGCATGGCGCCGGAAACTGCGGCGGCGATCCGGCGCAGGCGCAGTCGGGCGGGGGCATGGGGTCGATCTTCATGCCGCTGTTCATGGGCTATATGCTGGGCTCGATGATGGGCGGCGGGCGCGGGATCAGCTCGCAGCCGATGGTCAAGACCGCGCAGGGCGGCTTTTCGACGCCGTCCGGCAACCAGAGCTTTGCCAGCAATCGCGGGGTGGGCAAGGTCCCGACCTCGGCCTTTGCCAAGGCGCCGTCGACCATCGGCAAGCCGCCCATGTCGCGCGCCCAGGTGTCGAGCCGTGGCGGCTTTGGTGCCGCCTCCACCGCACGCGGCGGAATGCGCGGCGCGGGCGGTTGA
- a CDS encoding glutathionylspermidine synthase family protein, translating into MQKVPLPERPGWRERATELGFTFADMGGEPYWDETSAYRFSLRQIEDDIEDPSTELHGMVREAVATALASDEWLERMQIPQQFWDFLADSWKDGEPELYGRMDLSYDGHGPAKLLEYNADTPTSLYESASFQWDWLEEQQRLGVLTADTDQFNALHEALVARWAEIAAPDTDIHFAADPDNPEDYATVEALAWAAREAGLGAHFTSLAAIGLTEEGQFADDQDRVIGTLFKLYPWEDMLRDEFAAHLGPSGVRFIEPPWKAVVSNKALLPLLWQMFPGHPNLLPAFFAADVAEALTGGAPATRVANAFAAAQDVLQQGHVSKPIFSREGAGVVIREQGRETDRAPDDSYDDHPRIIQALAPLPEFGGFHAVIGAWIVGESCVGMGIREDASRITHNLSRFKPHYIED; encoded by the coding sequence ATGCAGAAAGTCCCCCTGCCCGAGCGTCCCGGCTGGCGCGAGCGCGCGACCGAGCTGGGCTTTACCTTCGCCGATATGGGCGGCGAGCCCTATTGGGACGAGACCTCGGCCTATCGCTTCAGCCTGCGCCAGATCGAGGACGATATCGAAGACCCCTCGACCGAACTGCATGGCATGGTCCGCGAGGCCGTGGCGACCGCGCTCGCCAGCGATGAATGGCTTGAGCGGATGCAGATTCCGCAGCAATTCTGGGACTTTCTGGCCGATAGCTGGAAAGATGGCGAGCCCGAGCTGTATGGCCGGATGGACCTGTCCTATGACGGCCATGGCCCCGCGAAGCTGCTGGAATACAACGCCGACACGCCGACCTCGCTTTACGAATCCGCCTCGTTCCAGTGGGACTGGCTCGAGGAGCAGCAGCGGCTGGGCGTCCTGACGGCCGATACCGACCAGTTCAACGCCCTGCACGAGGCGCTTGTCGCGCGTTGGGCCGAGATCGCGGCGCCCGACACCGACATCCATTTCGCCGCCGACCCCGACAACCCCGAGGATTACGCCACCGTCGAGGCCCTCGCCTGGGCCGCGCGCGAGGCCGGGCTGGGGGCGCATTTCACCAGCCTAGCCGCCATCGGCCTGACCGAGGAGGGGCAGTTCGCCGACGATCAGGACCGGGTGATCGGCACGCTCTTCAAGCTCTATCCGTGGGAGGACATGCTGCGCGACGAATTCGCCGCGCATCTCGGACCCTCTGGCGTGCGCTTCATCGAGCCGCCCTGGAAGGCGGTGGTGTCGAACAAGGCGCTGCTGCCGCTGCTGTGGCAGATGTTCCCCGGCCACCCCAACCTGCTGCCGGCGTTTTTCGCTGCCGACGTGGCCGAGGCGCTGACCGGCGGCGCGCCCGCGACACGGGTCGCCAACGCCTTTGCCGCGGCGCAGGATGTGCTGCAGCAGGGGCATGTGTCCAAGCCGATTTTCTCGCGCGAGGGGGCGGGCGTGGTCATCCGCGAACAGGGGCGCGAGACCGACCGCGCGCCCGATGACAGCTATGACGACCATCCGCGCATCATTCAGGCCCTCGCCCCGCTGCCGGAGTTCGGCGGCTTTCACGCCGTAATCGGGGCCTGGATCGTGGGCGAAAGCTGCGTCGGCATGGGCATCCGCGAGGATGCCAGCCGGATCACGCACAACCTCTCACGCTTCAAGCCGCATTACATCGAGGATTAA
- a CDS encoding TetR/AcrR family transcriptional regulator — protein sequence MPRSSKRVSPSEPTLPRPEPRRTREELRADTLAAAREIILSDGPEALTARRLAEAVGYTPGTIYNLFDGLPDVLWQVNRGNFKRIEELFEDLPGDDPTARLRSLAARYLRLVETEPTLFRALFDGPRRSDRFPDWYMQAIAGCWGARPMSCAS from the coding sequence ATGCCCAGGTCCAGCAAGCGAGTTTCACCCAGCGAGCCGACGCTGCCGCGCCCCGAGCCGCGTCGCACCCGCGAGGAGTTGCGCGCCGACACGCTGGCCGCCGCGCGCGAAATCATCCTGTCGGACGGCCCCGAGGCGCTGACCGCGCGGCGACTGGCCGAGGCGGTGGGATACACGCCCGGCACGATCTACAACCTGTTCGACGGGCTGCCGGATGTGCTGTGGCAGGTCAATCGCGGCAATTTCAAGCGCATCGAGGAGTTGTTCGAGGATCTGCCCGGCGACGACCCGACCGCCCGGCTGCGCAGCCTCGCCGCGCGCTATCTGCGCCTTGTCGAGACCGAACCGACGCTGTTTCGCGCGCTGTTCGACGGCCCGCGCCGCAGCGATCGCTTTCCCGACTGGTATATGCAGGCGATTGCCGGCTGCTGGGGCGCACGGCCGATGAGCTGCGCCAGTTGA
- a CDS encoding RsmB/NOP family class I SAM-dependent RNA methyltransferase: MTPGARVAAAIQILDRILAGQQAEPALIAWARASRFAGSGDRAAVRDLVFQALRRRDSLAALGGALSGRGLMLGMLRAEGADSDAIFSGTGHAPPPLTEAERTAGAPIAQAEALPDLPDWLWPLWQASLGARALSLAHAMRDRAPLWLRVNPRRATPAQAIAALTDAGIDAIPDPHLPTALRVTSGERRVHGAAPYRAGWVEMQDLSPQIACSLLAPRPGQQVLDYCAGGGGKSLALLAVTDLSVTAHDAAPARMSDLPERAARAGVSVTLSPPAPSGQNYDLIIADVPCSGSGTWRRKPDAKWRLTPERLAELCALQAEILDDCADLVRPGGRIAYMTCSLLDAENGDQIDRFVARNQRFTEPERRLLTPEDASDGFFVSILTHSAGAA; encoded by the coding sequence ATGACGCCCGGCGCACGAGTGGCGGCCGCGATCCAGATCCTCGACCGCATCCTTGCGGGGCAACAGGCCGAGCCTGCGCTGATCGCCTGGGCGCGCGCCAGCCGCTTTGCCGGTTCCGGCGACCGCGCGGCGGTCCGCGATCTGGTCTTTCAGGCGCTGCGCCGCCGCGACAGTCTGGCTGCGCTTGGCGGCGCCCTGTCCGGGCGCGGGTTGATGCTGGGCATGCTGCGCGCCGAGGGTGCCGATTCCGACGCGATCTTCTCCGGCACCGGCCACGCGCCGCCGCCCCTGACCGAGGCCGAGCGCACCGCTGGCGCCCCCATCGCGCAGGCCGAGGCGCTGCCCGATCTGCCGGACTGGCTCTGGCCGCTGTGGCAGGCGTCTTTGGGCGCGCGCGCGCTGTCTCTGGCCCATGCCATGCGCGACCGCGCGCCGCTCTGGCTGCGGGTCAACCCGCGCCGGGCAACACCCGCGCAGGCCATCGCGGCCCTGACCGACGCCGGGATCGACGCCATCCCCGACCCGCATCTGCCCACCGCGCTGCGTGTCACCTCAGGCGAGCGGCGCGTCCATGGCGCCGCGCCCTATCGCGCCGGTTGGGTCGAGATGCAGGACCTTTCGCCGCAGATCGCCTGTAGCTTGCTCGCGCCCCGTCCCGGCCAGCAGGTGCTCGATTATTGCGCCGGCGGCGGCGGCAAATCGCTGGCGCTGCTGGCCGTGACCGACCTCAGCGTCACCGCCCATGACGCGGCGCCCGCACGGATGTCGGACCTGCCGGAGCGCGCGGCGCGCGCCGGCGTCTCGGTGACGCTCTCGCCGCCCGCGCCATCGGGCCAAAATTATGATCTGATCATTGCGGACGTGCCCTGTTCGGGTTCCGGCACCTGGCGGCGGAAGCCCGACGCGAAATGGCGCCTGACGCCCGAGAGGCTGGCGGAGTTATGTGCGCTGCAGGCAGAAATTCTTGATGATTGCGCCGATCTGGTGAGGCCGGGTGGACGCATCGCCTATATGACCTGCTCGTTACTGGACGCGGAAAACGGCGATCAGATCGATCGCTTTGTTGCTCGGAATCAGCGGTTTACCGAGCCAGAGCGCCGGCTGTTGACGCCCGAGGATGCCTCGGACGGTTTCTTTGTTTCAATTTTGACGCATTCGGCTGGCGCGGCTTAA
- a CDS encoding hybrid sensor histidine kinase/response regulator codes for MKLLQKLPRNSMIWMPFLVLPLVVSAVGLQVQQARLDQGATLTLVSLAAFLAWYLLGGSLACAQIRREWLQRRQLRRLSALMEHSGCAECAIAADGMVLHQSPESLDAAGDWRGRPVFQMLAGRLADAEGEGASLLARGLRQGAASSDLPAGGRLSIERVGDDLLRASIITPAALACANAAQPFDYDRLPVAIIRLAADGTVLDVNQSARAYAGEDVKGRHLSRLLDGLGRPIEQWLAEALSSGRTTPPEVLRASHAGADRYVQVSLHPEAESGTVIAVLSDARALKTLEAQFVQSQKMQAIGQLAGGIAHDFNNLLTAISGHCDLLMLRHDKGDPNYADLDQISQNANRAANLVSHLLAFSRKQTLKPQRVDLRNTIADLSHLLNRLVGEKVRVEQQHDPRLLPVRVDRGKIEQVIMNLVVNARDAMPDGGRVDITTQNVDLPQAQPHGRFAVPAGNYVRVTIADHGCGVPPDLIDKIFEPFFTTKRVGEGTGLGLSTVYGIIKQTGGYILCDSTVGQGTVFTIYLPVFTGADLPAEDAPEKPADAPALSPRHTQRVLLVEDEAPVRAFASRALKLHGYHVTEAASGEEALEILNNDRFEVDVFVTDVVMPGLDGLSWVRRALKDRPGKAVIFMSGYTEDVFENGRNPVEGASFLQKPFSLTALVAAVGQKVEGAAASSEIDA; via the coding sequence ATGAAGCTGCTGCAAAAACTGCCGCGTAACTCAATGATCTGGATGCCGTTTCTGGTGCTGCCGCTGGTCGTATCGGCGGTCGGGCTGCAGGTGCAGCAGGCGCGGCTGGATCAGGGCGCGACGCTGACGCTGGTCTCGCTGGCGGCATTTTTGGCGTGGTATCTGCTGGGCGGCAGCCTCGCCTGCGCTCAGATCCGGCGAGAGTGGCTGCAACGGCGACAGCTTCGTCGGCTGTCCGCGCTGATGGAGCACTCTGGCTGCGCGGAATGTGCCATTGCCGCTGACGGGATGGTGCTGCACCAGTCGCCCGAATCGCTCGATGCGGCGGGCGATTGGCGCGGACGCCCGGTCTTTCAGATGCTCGCGGGACGACTCGCCGATGCCGAGGGCGAGGGCGCCAGTTTGCTGGCCCGTGGCCTGCGGCAGGGTGCGGCGAGCAGCGATCTGCCCGCGGGCGGGCGGCTTTCGATCGAGCGGGTGGGTGACGATCTGCTGCGCGCATCTATTATTACGCCCGCTGCGCTTGCCTGCGCGAATGCGGCGCAGCCCTTCGACTATGACCGTCTGCCGGTCGCGATCATCAGGCTCGCCGCGGATGGAACAGTGCTCGACGTGAACCAGTCCGCCCGCGCCTATGCGGGCGAGGACGTGAAGGGCCGCCATCTCTCGCGCCTGCTCGACGGGCTTGGCCGCCCCATCGAGCAGTGGCTCGCCGAGGCGCTGTCCTCGGGTCGCACCACGCCGCCCGAGGTTCTGCGCGCAAGCCATGCCGGGGCCGACCGCTATGTGCAGGTTTCGCTGCACCCCGAAGCGGAGAGCGGCACCGTCATCGCCGTGCTGTCCGACGCCCGCGCCTTGAAGACGCTCGAGGCGCAATTCGTCCAGAGCCAGAAGATGCAGGCCATCGGCCAACTCGCAGGCGGAATTGCCCACGATTTCAACAACCTGTTGACCGCGATCAGCGGGCATTGTGACCTGCTGATGCTGCGCCATGACAAGGGCGATCCGAATTACGCCGATCTCGACCAGATCAGCCAGAACGCGAATCGTGCGGCCAACCTCGTCAGCCATTTGCTCGCCTTCTCGCGCAAGCAGACGCTGAAGCCGCAGCGGGTCGATCTGCGGAACACCATCGCGGATCTCTCTCATCTGCTGAACCGGTTGGTGGGCGAAAAGGTCAGGGTCGAACAACAGCATGACCCGCGCCTGCTGCCGGTTCGCGTCGATCGCGGCAAGATCGAACAGGTCATCATGAACCTCGTCGTCAACGCGCGCGATGCCATGCCCGATGGTGGCCGTGTCGATATAACCACCCAGAATGTCGATCTGCCGCAGGCGCAGCCGCACGGGCGATTCGCGGTGCCGGCAGGGAACTATGTGCGCGTGACCATCGCCGATCATGGCTGCGGTGTGCCGCCCGACCTGATCGACAAGATCTTCGAGCCGTTCTTCACCACCAAGCGCGTGGGTGAGGGGACCGGTCTAGGTCTTTCGACTGTCTATGGCATTATCAAGCAGACTGGCGGCTATATCCTGTGCGACAGCACGGTCGGGCAGGGGACGGTATTTACCATCTACCTTCCTGTGTTCACCGGTGCCGACCTGCCTGCCGAGGACGCACCTGAAAAACCCGCCGACGCGCCCGCCCTTTCGCCCCGCCACACGCAGCGCGTCCTGCTGGTCGAGGACGAGGCCCCGGTTCGCGCCTTTGCCAGCCGCGCCCTGAAGCTGCATGGCTATCACGTGACCGAAGCCGCCTCGGGCGAGGAGGCGCTGGAGATCCTCAACAACGACCGGTTCGAGGTCGATGTGTTTGTGACCGATGTCGTGATGCCGGGCCTCGACGGGCTGTCCTGGGTGCGCCGGGCGCTGAAGGACCGGCCCGGCAAGGCGGTGATCTTCATGTCCGGATACACCGAGGACGTGTTCGAGAACGGCCGCAACCCGGTCGAAGGCGCGTCGTTCCTGCAGAAACCCTTCTCGCTGACCGCCCTCGTGGCGGCGGTGGGTCAGAAGGTGGAAGGGGCGGCAGCTTCGTCCGAAATCGACGCGTAG
- the recA gene encoding recombinase RecA, with translation MSDTNMDKKAADKQKALDSALAQIERQFGKGSIMKLGVDNPVTEIEATSTGSLGLDIALGIGGLPKGRIVEIYGPESSGKTTLTLHCVAEEQKKGGVCAFVDAEHALDPQYARKLGVNLDELLISQPDTGEQALEIVDTLVRSGAVSMVVIDSVAALTPKAEIEGDMGDAQVGAQARLMSQAMRKLTASIGRSNCMVIFINQIRMKIGVMFGSPETTSGGNALKFYASVRLDIRRIGSIKDRDEVVGNSTRVKVVKNKVAPPFRQVEFDIMYGEGISKMGELVDLGVKAGVVDKSGAWYSYGDERIGQGRENAKQYLRDNPALATEIEDKIRASHGLDFGSPAGEDAVLADE, from the coding sequence ATGAGCGACACGAACATGGACAAGAAAGCGGCCGACAAGCAAAAGGCGCTGGACAGCGCGCTGGCGCAGATCGAACGGCAGTTCGGCAAGGGCTCGATCATGAAGCTGGGCGTCGACAACCCGGTGACCGAGATCGAGGCCACCTCGACCGGGTCGTTGGGGCTGGATATCGCGCTGGGGATAGGCGGGTTGCCCAAGGGTCGCATCGTCGAGATCTACGGGCCGGAAAGCTCGGGCAAGACCACGCTGACCCTGCATTGCGTCGCGGAAGAGCAGAAAAAGGGCGGCGTCTGCGCCTTTGTCGACGCCGAACACGCGCTTGATCCGCAATATGCCCGCAAGCTGGGCGTCAATCTGGATGAGCTGCTGATCAGCCAGCCGGATACCGGCGAGCAGGCGCTCGAGATCGTCGATACGCTGGTGCGTTCGGGCGCCGTGAGCATGGTCGTGATCGACTCGGTCGCCGCGCTGACCCCGAAGGCCGAGATCGAGGGCGATATGGGTGACGCGCAGGTCGGCGCCCAAGCCCGGCTGATGAGCCAGGCGATGCGCAAGCTGACCGCCTCGATCGGGCGCAGCAATTGCATGGTGATCTTCATCAACCAGATCCGCATGAAGATTGGCGTCATGTTCGGCAGCCCCGAGACGACCTCTGGCGGAAACGCGCTGAAATTCTATGCCTCCGTGCGTCTCGACATTCGCCGCATCGGCTCGATCAAGGATCGCGACGAGGTGGTGGGCAACTCGACGCGGGTGAAGGTGGTCAAGAACAAGGTCGCGCCGCCCTTCCGTCAGGTCGAGTTCGACATCATGTATGGCGAAGGCATCTCGAAGATGGGCGAGCTGGTCGATCTGGGCGTCAAGGCCGGCGTCGTCGACAAGTCCGGTGCCTGGTATTCCTATGGAGACGAGCGGATCGGCCAGGGCCGCGAGAACGCCAAGCAATATCTGCGCGACAACCCGGCGCTCGCAACTGAGATCGAAGATAAGATCCGCGCCAGCCATGGTCTCGATTTCGGCAGCCCGGCCGGAGAGGACGCGGTTCTGGCGGACGAATAG